A stretch of the Notolabrus celidotus isolate fNotCel1 chromosome 3, fNotCel1.pri, whole genome shotgun sequence genome encodes the following:
- the cebpg gene encoding CCAAT/enhancer-binding protein gamma, with the protein MSRPSQAKLNTTDHNGVSVIQSQAHATYTTSLPAGLAGPQQVPQLIPADPLEEGDNALSPSEMKKPSADKDSDEYRQRRERNNLAVKKSRMRSKQKAMDTQQRVNELKEENERLEAKIKLLSKELSVLKDLFLEHAHNLADNVQPPSGGDGTSPAPNNASTNGQ; encoded by the coding sequence ATGAGCCGGCCGTCGCAGGCGAAGTTAAACACAACTGACCACAACGGCGTGAGCGTCATCCAGAGCCAGGCCCACGCCACCTACACCACGTCCCTGCCGGCAGGCCTCGCCGGACCGCAGCAAGTCCCTCAACTCATCCCAGCAGACCCTTTAGAAGAAGGCGACAACGCCCTCTCACCCAGCGAGATGAAGAAGCCTTCCGCAGACAAGGACAGCGATGAGTACCGCCAGCGGCGTGAACGCAATAACCTGGCGGTGAAGAAGAGCCGCATGCGCAGCAAGCAGAAGGCGATGGACACTCAGCAGCGCGTCAACGAGCTGAAGGAGGAGAACGAGCGGCTGGAGGCCAAGATCAAACTGCTGAGCAAAGAGCTGAGCGTGCTCAAAGACCTCTTCCTGGAGCACGCCCACAACCTGGCTGACAATGTCCAGCCGCCATCAGGTGGTGACGGCACCAGCCCCGCCCCCAACAATGCCTCTACTAATGGGCAGTGA